A single genomic interval of Rhizobium leguminosarum bv. trifolii WSM1325 harbors:
- a CDS encoding conserved hypothetical protein (KEGG: rec:RHECIAT_CH0003745 hypothetical protein) translates to MTKLIALLLILAMAIQVIKPLGLPGLRRRMDFWKLALIAFAVWAVALLSRDFLM, encoded by the coding sequence ATGACAAAGCTGATAGCCTTGCTGCTCATCCTTGCCATGGCGATACAGGTGATCAAGCCGCTCGGGCTTCCCGGCCTCAGGCGGCGGATGGATTTCTGGAAGCTCGCGCTGATCGCTTTCGCGGTCTGGGCAGTGGCTCTGCTTTCGCGCGATTTCCTGATGTAA
- a CDS encoding lipid A ABC exporter family, fused ATPase and inner membrane subunits (KEGG: rec:RHECIAT_CH0003750 probable multidrug ABC transporter, ATP-binding protein~TIGRFAM: lipid A ABC exporter family, fused ATPase and inner membrane subunits~PFAM: ABC transporter related; ABC transporter transmembrane region~SMART: AAA ATPase), protein MAEQARAEVNKKRSLRPLGRLTPYVMRYRGLVAGALMSLALAAITSLALPLAVRRMIDHGFTQSDGRFINSYFAMLMVMAIVLAVASALRYYFVITIGERIVADLRRDVFAHVTRLSPSFFDVNQSGEIVSRLTADTTQIKSAVGATASVALRNLILCIGAMGMMIVTSPKLSSLVIGAIPLIVFPLVAFGRSVRKRSRAAQDTLAEASAFANETIAATRTVQAFNGEDAAATRYGTAVESAYEAARAAIRSRALLTGIAITLIFGSVVAVLWVGAHSVLAGTLSAGTLGQFLLYAVISAGSLGALSEVWGELSQAAGAADRLTELLDEVSPITAPASPEPLPSPSRGRVEFSGVHFAYPSRPGKSALHALSFAITPGETVAIVGPSGAGKSTVFSLLLRFYDPQQGSVKIDGVDAQLTTPDELRQRIAIVPQDVTIFAASIHDNIAFGRPGASRDEVRAAALAAQADEFIARLDQGYETEVGERGITLSGGQRQRIAIARAILKNAPVLLLDEATSALDAESETLVQKALDGLVDGRTTLVIAHRLATVLKADRILVMDQGRVVEEGTHQSLIRHGGIYARLARLQFDAANEDVLAAAK, encoded by the coding sequence TTGGCAGAGCAGGCACGGGCTGAGGTAAACAAGAAGCGATCGCTGCGACCGCTCGGCAGGCTGACACCCTATGTCATGCGTTACCGCGGCCTGGTGGCTGGTGCGCTGATGTCGCTGGCGCTTGCCGCCATCACCTCGCTGGCGCTGCCGCTCGCCGTGCGCCGCATGATCGACCACGGCTTCACCCAGTCGGACGGCCGCTTCATCAACAGCTACTTCGCCATGCTGATGGTCATGGCCATCGTACTCGCGGTCGCCAGCGCGCTGCGCTATTATTTCGTCATCACCATCGGCGAGCGCATCGTCGCCGATCTTCGCCGCGACGTCTTTGCCCATGTGACGCGGCTGTCGCCCTCCTTCTTCGACGTCAACCAGTCCGGCGAGATCGTCTCGCGGCTGACCGCCGATACGACGCAGATCAAGTCCGCCGTCGGCGCCACCGCCTCGGTGGCGCTGAGGAACCTCATCCTCTGTATCGGCGCCATGGGCATGATGATCGTCACCTCGCCGAAGCTTTCGAGCCTCGTCATCGGAGCGATCCCGCTGATCGTCTTCCCGCTGGTCGCCTTCGGCCGCTCGGTGCGCAAACGCTCACGCGCAGCCCAGGACACGCTCGCCGAGGCCTCCGCCTTCGCCAACGAGACGATCGCCGCGACCCGCACCGTCCAGGCCTTCAACGGCGAAGACGCCGCAGCAACGCGTTACGGCACCGCCGTCGAATCCGCCTATGAGGCCGCCCGCGCCGCCATCCGCTCGCGCGCGCTGCTGACGGGGATCGCCATCACGCTGATCTTCGGCAGCGTCGTCGCCGTTCTCTGGGTGGGCGCCCACAGCGTGCTTGCCGGCACGCTCTCGGCCGGCACGCTCGGCCAATTCCTGCTCTATGCCGTCATCTCCGCCGGTTCGCTGGGCGCGCTGTCGGAGGTCTGGGGTGAACTCTCGCAGGCAGCCGGCGCTGCCGACCGGCTGACCGAGCTTCTCGACGAGGTCTCGCCGATCACCGCCCCCGCCAGCCCTGAGCCGCTTCCTTCGCCCAGCCGCGGCCGCGTCGAATTCTCAGGCGTGCATTTTGCCTATCCCTCGCGCCCCGGAAAATCGGCGCTGCATGCCTTAAGCTTCGCGATCACGCCGGGTGAGACCGTCGCCATCGTCGGCCCTTCCGGTGCCGGTAAAAGCACCGTCTTTTCACTGCTGCTGCGCTTCTACGATCCGCAGCAGGGCAGCGTGAAGATCGATGGTGTCGATGCCCAGCTGACGACGCCCGACGAACTGCGCCAGCGCATCGCCATCGTGCCGCAGGACGTCACCATCTTTGCCGCCTCGATCCATGACAACATCGCCTTCGGCCGTCCCGGTGCCTCGCGTGACGAAGTCCGCGCCGCAGCCCTTGCCGCGCAGGCCGACGAATTCATCGCCCGGCTGGACCAGGGCTACGAGACCGAGGTCGGCGAACGCGGCATCACTCTGTCAGGCGGCCAGCGCCAGCGCATCGCCATCGCCCGCGCCATCCTGAAGAACGCGCCGGTGCTGCTGCTCGACGAGGCGACCTCGGCGCTTGACGCCGAAAGCGAGACCCTGGTGCAGAAGGCGCTCGACGGCCTGGTGGACGGCCGCACGACGCTCGTCATCGCTCATCGCCTGGCAACCGTGCTGAAGGCCGACCGCATTCTCGTCATGGATCAGGGCCGGGTCGTCGAAGAGGGCACGCATCAGAGCCTGATCCGCCATGGCGGCATCTATGCGCGGCTGGCGCGGCTGCAATTCGACGCCGCCAATGAGGACGTGCTCGCCGCCGCGAAATAG
- a CDS encoding protein of unknown function DUF1192 (PFAM: protein of unknown function DUF1192~KEGG: ret:RHE_CH03504 hypothetical protein), which translates to MSFIDDERPQKKVAHEIGADLSMLSVDELKGRVELLKTEIARLEAEAGRKASGRQAAESFFRS; encoded by the coding sequence ATGAGCTTCATCGATGACGAGCGGCCGCAGAAGAAAGTCGCCCATGAGATCGGCGCGGATCTCTCCATGCTTTCGGTCGACGAATTGAAGGGGCGGGTGGAATTGCTGAAGACGGAGATCGCACGCCTCGAGGCCGAGGCCGGTCGCAAGGCCTCCGGGCGGCAGGCAGCGGAAAGCTTCTTCCGCTCGTGA
- a CDS encoding major facilitator superfamily MFS_1 (PFAM: major facilitator superfamily MFS_1~KEGG: ret:RHE_CH03503 transporter permease protein) — protein MKRNLLSVAALLFGTLFLFMGNGLQGILLPVRGNLEGYATTTLGLLGTSWAGGFVIGCLVAPKIVRRVGHVRAFSGFISIIAIIALVSGIIIDPVWWVVLRAVTGFSTAGTSMIIESWLNERASNESRGMIFSLYIGITLLGVVGGQMMIPLEDVRTPVLFMICGIFYCIAMLPTTLSTAASPQPLKAVRLDLPALYRNSPVSCLGILLVGIANGAYGTLGAVFGAGAGLSDTNIAVMMSATIFAGAVMQLPAGRLSDRIDRRYVLAAMSGIAALAGLLIFLLHPTSPALLIGLVVLYGAVANTLYPIAVAHANDFAASEDFVKVSGGLLLLYGIGTMIGPTLSGPVMSAITPHALFLVTAIAHVLITVYAIIRSRIRAAVPASDRDAYTTIPTGTSQMLTPQSMSLADRGAGKPPETEKSPESGDPAVKFG, from the coding sequence ATGAAGAGAAATCTGCTGTCCGTCGCCGCGTTGCTCTTTGGCACGCTCTTCCTTTTCATGGGCAACGGCCTGCAGGGCATCCTGCTCCCCGTCCGCGGCAATCTCGAAGGCTACGCAACGACGACGCTCGGCCTGCTCGGCACCTCATGGGCCGGGGGCTTCGTCATCGGTTGCCTGGTTGCGCCGAAGATCGTGCGCCGCGTCGGCCATGTGCGTGCCTTTTCGGGCTTCATCTCGATCATCGCCATCATCGCGCTGGTCAGCGGTATCATCATCGATCCGGTCTGGTGGGTGGTCCTGCGCGCCGTCACCGGCTTCTCCACTGCCGGTACGTCGATGATCATCGAAAGCTGGCTGAACGAGCGCGCCAGCAACGAGAGCCGCGGCATGATCTTCTCGCTCTATATCGGCATCACACTACTTGGCGTCGTCGGCGGCCAGATGATGATCCCGCTCGAGGATGTGCGCACGCCGGTTCTGTTCATGATCTGCGGCATCTTCTATTGCATCGCCATGCTGCCGACGACGCTGTCGACCGCTGCTTCGCCGCAGCCGCTGAAGGCGGTGCGCCTCGACCTGCCGGCGCTCTATCGCAACTCGCCGGTCTCCTGCCTCGGCATCCTGCTCGTCGGCATCGCCAACGGCGCCTACGGCACGCTCGGCGCCGTCTTCGGCGCCGGCGCCGGCCTGTCCGACACCAACATCGCCGTCATGATGAGCGCCACCATCTTCGCCGGGGCGGTGATGCAGCTGCCGGCCGGCCGGCTTTCCGACCGCATCGACCGGCGCTACGTGCTCGCCGCCATGTCGGGCATCGCCGCCCTTGCCGGCTTGCTGATCTTTCTGCTCCACCCGACGTCCCCCGCCTTGCTGATCGGGCTTGTGGTCCTCTACGGCGCGGTGGCGAATACGCTCTATCCGATCGCCGTCGCCCACGCGAACGACTTCGCGGCCTCGGAGGATTTCGTCAAGGTCTCCGGCGGCTTGCTGCTGCTTTACGGCATCGGCACGATGATCGGCCCGACGCTCAGCGGTCCCGTCATGTCGGCGATCACCCCGCATGCGCTTTTCCTCGTCACCGCCATCGCCCATGTGCTGATCACCGTTTACGCCATCATCAGGAGCCGCATCCGCGCCGCCGTGCCGGCCAGCGACCGCGACGCCTACACGACGATCCCGACCGGCACCTCGCAGATGCTGACACCGCAAAGCATGTCGCTTGCCGATCGCGGCGCCGGCAAACCTCCCGAAACGGAAAAGTCTCCCGAAAGCGGCGATCCTGCTGTAAAGTTCGGCTAG
- a CDS encoding Fructose-bisphosphate aldolase (PFAM: fructose-bisphosphate aldolase class-I~KEGG: ret:RHE_CH03500 fructose-bisphosphate aldolase protein) — MSERLEDIAVQMVTGGRGLLAADESTSTIKKRFDAINLESTETSRRDYREMLFRSDEAMKKYISGVILFEETLFQKAADGTPFVDIIRAAGAIPGIKVDTGAKPMAKYPAETITEGLDGLGERLARYYEAGARFAKWRGVIAISSTLPTRGSVRANAQALARYAALCQEAGIVPIVEPECLMDGKPGDHNIDRCAEVTESTLRIVFEELADARVNLEGMILKPNMVIDGKNARKASVAEVAERTVKVLKATVPPAVPGIAFLSGGQTTEEATAHLSAINASGDLPWFVTFSYGRALQDSALKAWNGKQENVAAGQREFTHRAEMNSLAAKGNWKKDLEKAA, encoded by the coding sequence ATGAGCGAACGACTGGAAGACATTGCAGTGCAGATGGTTACGGGCGGCCGGGGGCTGCTCGCCGCCGATGAATCGACCTCCACCATCAAGAAGCGTTTCGACGCGATCAATCTCGAATCGACCGAAACCAGCCGGCGCGACTATCGCGAAATGCTCTTCCGCTCCGACGAGGCGATGAAGAAATATATCTCCGGCGTCATCCTCTTCGAGGAGACGCTGTTCCAGAAGGCGGCGGACGGTACGCCCTTCGTCGATATCATCCGCGCCGCCGGCGCCATTCCCGGCATCAAGGTCGATACCGGCGCCAAGCCGATGGCCAAATATCCGGCTGAAACCATCACTGAGGGCCTCGACGGTCTCGGCGAGCGCCTTGCCAGATATTATGAAGCCGGCGCCCGCTTCGCCAAGTGGCGCGGCGTCATCGCCATCTCGTCAACCTTGCCGACCCGCGGCTCCGTCCGCGCCAACGCTCAGGCGCTTGCTCGTTATGCCGCACTTTGCCAAGAGGCCGGGATCGTTCCGATCGTCGAGCCGGAATGCCTGATGGACGGCAAACCGGGCGACCACAATATCGACCGCTGCGCCGAAGTGACCGAATCCACGCTGCGCATCGTCTTCGAAGAACTGGCCGATGCCCGCGTCAACCTCGAAGGCATGATCCTGAAGCCGAACATGGTGATCGACGGCAAGAACGCCCGCAAGGCCTCGGTCGCGGAAGTTGCCGAGCGCACCGTCAAGGTGCTGAAGGCGACCGTTCCGCCCGCTGTTCCGGGCATCGCCTTCCTATCCGGCGGCCAGACGACCGAAGAAGCGACAGCCCATCTTTCGGCGATCAATGCCAGCGGCGACCTGCCCTGGTTCGTCACCTTCTCCTACGGCCGCGCCCTGCAGGACAGCGCGCTCAAGGCCTGGAACGGCAAGCAGGAAAACGTCGCTGCCGGCCAGCGCGAATTCACCCACCGCGCCGAGATGAACAGCCTCGCCGCCAAGGGCAACTGGAAGAAGGACCTGGAAAAGGCCGCCTGA
- a CDS encoding protein of unknown function DUF1465 (PFAM: protein of unknown function DUF1465~KEGG: ret:RHE_CH03505 hypothetical protein), with translation MSEVGLNTISFAGRAAASSQFKALYAEGMSLVEETAAYLDGQGRAASKVLPRMASVLYAAESMRLTTRLMQMASWLLLQRAVNNGEMSRDQVLAEKNKVRLDGFNVDRAAPGWGDLPESFRDLVERSLRLQNRIALLDREIYRPSEAVIVHDNQNSVQAQLSLLQTAFGNN, from the coding sequence ATGTCGGAAGTTGGATTGAACACGATCAGTTTTGCAGGCCGCGCCGCTGCATCCTCGCAGTTCAAGGCACTTTACGCGGAAGGCATGTCGCTGGTCGAAGAGACTGCCGCCTATCTCGACGGCCAGGGCCGCGCCGCCTCCAAGGTTCTGCCGCGGATGGCCTCGGTTCTCTACGCCGCGGAATCGATGCGTCTCACCACCCGCCTGATGCAGATGGCTTCCTGGCTGCTGTTGCAGCGCGCCGTCAACAATGGCGAAATGTCCCGTGACCAGGTGCTGGCCGAAAAGAACAAGGTTCGCCTCGACGGCTTTAACGTCGACCGCGCCGCACCCGGCTGGGGTGATCTGCCGGAATCCTTCCGCGACTTGGTCGAACGCTCGTTGCGTCTGCAGAACCGCATTGCCCTGCTTGACCGCGAGATCTACCGCCCGTCCGAAGCAGTGATCGTTCATGATAATCAGAACAGCGTCCAGGCCCAGCTGTCCCTGCTGCAGACCGCCTTCGGCAACAACTGA
- a CDS encoding phenazine biosynthesis protein PhzF family (TIGRFAM: phenazine biosynthesis protein PhzF family~PFAM: Phenazine biosynthesis PhzC/PhzF protein~KEGG: rec:RHECIAT_CH0003744 phenazine biosynthesisprotein): MNTLSYVTVDVFTSTRFEGNPLAVISDARGLSDAAMQKIATEFNYSEVTFVLPPEDPQNSARVRIFTPTMEIPFAGHPNVGTAYVIGQQAEIFGKPVGDTLRFEEKAGIVEVSLKREGGRVAAAAIRAPQPLTIGDTIAAETVAGCVSLDPGAIVNTTHAPVFVSVGLNFAVAELNGLGALAAARPNLAGFQAAAGRQTTSGHDFSLFVYVRTAENPWSIRARMFAPLDNVPEDPATGSASAALGAYLVSLAPEADMNARITIEQGVEMGRRSVITLDVAKSDGIVTDVVISGGCVSVMRGEISLQD; encoded by the coding sequence ATGAACACCCTCTCCTACGTCACCGTCGATGTCTTCACCTCCACCCGCTTCGAGGGCAATCCGCTTGCCGTCATTTCCGATGCGCGCGGTCTGAGCGACGCGGCGATGCAAAAGATCGCCACCGAGTTCAATTATTCCGAAGTCACCTTCGTCCTGCCGCCGGAAGACCCGCAAAATTCCGCCCGCGTGCGCATCTTCACCCCGACGATGGAAATACCCTTTGCCGGCCATCCGAATGTCGGCACAGCCTATGTGATCGGCCAACAGGCGGAGATCTTCGGCAAGCCAGTCGGCGATACGCTGCGTTTCGAGGAAAAGGCCGGCATCGTCGAAGTCAGCCTGAAACGCGAGGGCGGAAGGGTTGCTGCTGCCGCCATCCGCGCGCCGCAGCCGCTGACGATCGGCGACACCATAGCCGCGGAAACCGTCGCCGGCTGTGTCTCGCTCGACCCCGGCGCCATCGTCAACACCACCCATGCACCGGTCTTTGTCTCGGTCGGGCTGAACTTCGCCGTCGCCGAGTTGAACGGGCTTGGAGCGCTGGCCGCCGCCCGCCCCAACCTTGCCGGGTTTCAGGCAGCTGCCGGCCGCCAGACGACCAGCGGCCACGACTTCTCGCTCTTCGTCTACGTGAGGACAGCCGAAAATCCATGGAGTATTCGCGCCCGCATGTTCGCGCCACTCGATAACGTGCCCGAAGATCCGGCAACGGGCAGCGCGTCAGCTGCGCTTGGCGCCTATCTCGTCTCGCTTGCGCCGGAGGCCGACATGAACGCCCGCATCACCATTGAACAGGGCGTCGAAATGGGCCGCCGCAGCGTCATCACTCTTGATGTCGCGAAATCCGACGGCATCGTCACCGATGTGGTCATCTCGGGAGGCTGCGTTTCCGTCATGCGCGGAGAAATCAGTTTGCAGGACTGA
- a CDS encoding ribosomal protein L31 (TIGRFAM: ribosomal protein L31~PFAM: ribosomal protein L31~KEGG: rec:RHECIAT_CH0003749 50S ribosomal protein L31) translates to MKAGIHPEYHMIKVVMTDGTEYETRSTWGSEGAVMNLEIDSKSHPAWTGGNQQLMDRGGRVSKFNKRFGGLGL, encoded by the coding sequence ATGAAGGCAGGCATCCATCCCGAATATCACATGATCAAGGTGGTCATGACCGATGGCACTGAGTACGAAACCCGCTCGACCTGGGGTTCGGAAGGCGCTGTCATGAACCTCGAAATCGATTCCAAGTCGCATCCGGCCTGGACCGGCGGCAACCAGCAGCTCATGGACCGCGGTGGCCGCGTTTCCAAGTTCAACAAGCGTTTCGGCGGCCTCGGCCTCTAA